The following are from one region of the Alicyclobacillus fastidiosus genome:
- a CDS encoding pitrilysin family protein has protein sequence MTDSFVNSAEASQMQVIERTLDNGLTVCLIPKADFQQTFAMFATKYGSIDNEFELDGKPVRVPDGIAHFLEHKMFEDDEQEVFSQFAEHGASVNAFTTFDETAYYFSGTSDLRENIDTLLNFVQKIYLTDENVEKEKGIIAQEIRMGDDNPDRRVFMDLLSAMYAAHPVRIDIAGSVESIYQIDRETLLKCYHTFYHPSNMMLVIAGGFDPLQVMAWVTENQARKHFPDPVEIKRIYPVEPKEPKTDASTTVLPVSLSRCLIGWKDTVDGLAKGELLRRELLTGLVLDALFGKTTAFYGELLRDGLIDKAFSWEYELTDQYGYTVVGGNAPRPAELVDRVKTHVRDAVNRGIADEDFERARKKAIGRFLMSLDQVSYVARSYLTYRLRDADFLQTIEVLQSLQLEDANKRLKEHLSEEQMVVSTVLPKTEAAS, from the coding sequence GTGACGGATTCGTTCGTCAACAGCGCCGAGGCCAGCCAAATGCAGGTGATTGAACGCACGCTCGACAACGGCCTGACCGTCTGCCTCATCCCAAAGGCCGACTTTCAACAGACGTTTGCGATGTTTGCCACCAAATATGGGTCGATCGACAATGAATTTGAGTTGGATGGTAAGCCCGTGCGCGTGCCCGACGGCATCGCGCACTTCTTGGAGCACAAGATGTTCGAGGACGACGAGCAGGAGGTATTCTCTCAGTTCGCAGAACACGGTGCCTCCGTCAATGCGTTCACGACGTTTGACGAGACGGCGTATTACTTCTCCGGTACGTCAGATCTGCGGGAGAACATCGATACGCTGCTCAATTTCGTTCAGAAGATCTATTTGACAGACGAGAACGTCGAGAAAGAGAAAGGCATCATCGCACAAGAGATTCGGATGGGGGACGACAACCCGGATCGCCGTGTGTTTATGGATTTGTTGTCCGCCATGTACGCTGCGCATCCCGTTCGCATCGACATCGCGGGAAGTGTGGAGTCGATTTATCAAATTGACCGGGAGACGCTGCTCAAGTGCTATCATACGTTTTATCACCCGAGCAACATGATGCTGGTCATCGCTGGAGGATTCGATCCTCTGCAGGTGATGGCGTGGGTGACTGAAAACCAGGCTCGCAAGCATTTCCCAGATCCCGTGGAAATCAAGCGGATATATCCAGTGGAGCCCAAGGAGCCGAAGACGGACGCCTCGACGACCGTTTTGCCGGTGTCTTTATCCCGCTGTTTAATTGGCTGGAAGGACACAGTGGACGGCCTCGCCAAGGGAGAACTGCTGCGGCGGGAATTGCTCACAGGACTCGTGCTTGACGCGCTGTTTGGCAAAACGACTGCATTCTACGGCGAACTTCTGCGCGACGGGCTGATCGATAAAGCGTTCTCGTGGGAGTATGAGCTCACAGATCAGTACGGTTATACCGTCGTGGGAGGAAATGCGCCGCGTCCTGCGGAACTGGTGGATAGAGTGAAGACGCACGTGCGCGACGCAGTGAACCGCGGAATAGCGGATGAGGACTTCGAGCGCGCGCGGAAGAAGGCGATTGGCCGCTTTTTGATGAGTCTCGACCAGGTCTCATATGTGGCTAGGTCGTACCTCACCTACCGCCTGCGCGACGCGGACTTTTTGCAGACGATCGAAGTTCTGCAGTCACTGCAACTGGAAGATGCCAATAAGCGCCTCAAGGAACACCTAAGCGAGGAGCAAATGGTCGTATCGACTGTACTGCCTAAAACCGAGGCTGCGTCATAG
- a CDS encoding aminoglycoside phosphotransferase family protein: protein MGFLGNDELEHLLDQVYGVTVIDLSWYDSLYLKRVAAKLECADGWRKLKRYAGTEEALLRLYKKHQALVGAHLPGLPKWYVTRAGKPYLKYGGELYYLIDWVNGRTFQHSESDARSLGHTLATIHKTRPDLRAFRHPYWRARLRPSMNASRLLDKGIARRLPANARHFVEREGDDIQKTLQRSFHRLQSLHKHLRSGVVHGDVTVPNVLFVGKQAHLIDWERVDLGFPIEELAKTAMNTCHFSVSLVEQLLSGYGYHRFHRHEQALFSAFLEIPREVVHLLQRAANSGTKGKDEAQWDFIIETWEKRRELHRHFSVR from the coding sequence ATGGGTTTTTTGGGGAACGACGAACTGGAGCATCTGTTGGACCAGGTCTACGGCGTGACGGTCATCGACCTATCGTGGTATGACTCGCTGTATTTGAAGCGCGTGGCGGCCAAGCTCGAATGTGCGGATGGTTGGCGCAAGCTCAAGCGTTATGCGGGTACAGAAGAGGCCCTGCTCCGGTTGTACAAAAAACACCAAGCGCTCGTTGGCGCGCACTTGCCAGGACTTCCGAAGTGGTATGTGACGCGGGCTGGCAAGCCGTACTTGAAGTACGGGGGCGAACTCTATTATCTGATCGATTGGGTCAATGGCCGAACCTTTCAACATTCGGAATCGGACGCCCGCAGCCTTGGCCATACCCTCGCCACCATCCACAAGACCAGGCCAGACCTCAGGGCGTTTCGGCACCCTTACTGGCGAGCTAGATTGCGCCCCTCAATGAACGCGTCGCGGCTGCTTGACAAGGGCATTGCGCGTCGGCTCCCGGCGAACGCGCGTCACTTTGTCGAGCGGGAGGGGGACGACATTCAGAAGACGCTCCAGCGCTCGTTTCATCGTTTGCAATCCTTGCATAAGCACCTGAGATCAGGGGTGGTGCACGGCGACGTGACGGTGCCGAACGTCTTATTCGTGGGAAAACAGGCGCACCTCATCGACTGGGAGCGCGTCGACCTTGGATTTCCCATCGAAGAGCTGGCAAAGACGGCGATGAATACATGTCATTTTTCCGTCTCACTCGTCGAACAACTCCTCAGCGGCTACGGGTACCACCGATTTCACCGCCACGAACAGGCTCTTTTCTCGGCCTTCCTCGAGATACCACGCGAAGTCGTGCACCTGCTGCAACGCGCAGCCAACAGCGGCACCAAGGGTAAGGATGAAGCACAGTGGGACTTCATCATCGAAACGTGGGAAAAGCGGCGGGAACTTCATCGGCATTTTTCTGTGCGCTGA
- the thrC gene encoding threonine synthase: MREARLHVGWPGLLSAYREWLPVDENTPMLSLHEGNTPLVHAARLSELLENDVYLKLEGANPTGSFKDRGMVLAVAKAKQAGKQTVICASTGNTSASAAAFAARANMEAVILIPHGYVALGKLAQAVQYGARIVAIRGNFDEALEIVRDVAEPLGMEVVNSINPYRLMGQQTAAFEICDALGTAPHALYIPVGNAGNISAYWMGFEAYRKAGKVAQAPRMFGFEAEGAAAIVRNQPIDNPETFATAIRIGKPASWDKAVNAANASGGAIDFVTDDEIAQAYRLIAREGLFAEPASAASVAGLLKRHRTGNLEKGQTLVCVLTGNGLKDPDSAIRLAGDVTEVVDSDKQAVAALLGKRV; this comes from the coding sequence ATGAGAGAAGCTCGTTTGCACGTCGGCTGGCCGGGTCTATTGTCTGCGTATCGCGAGTGGTTGCCAGTGGACGAGAACACCCCAATGTTATCTCTGCACGAGGGGAACACCCCGCTCGTGCATGCTGCAAGACTCAGTGAACTGTTAGAAAACGACGTATATCTGAAGCTCGAGGGCGCAAACCCGACTGGATCGTTTAAAGATAGAGGGATGGTCCTCGCCGTCGCGAAGGCCAAGCAAGCCGGTAAACAGACCGTCATCTGCGCAAGCACGGGGAACACGTCGGCATCGGCCGCAGCCTTTGCCGCGCGCGCGAACATGGAGGCGGTGATCCTCATTCCGCACGGATATGTCGCACTTGGCAAGCTGGCTCAAGCCGTTCAGTACGGCGCACGGATTGTCGCTATCCGCGGCAATTTCGACGAAGCGCTCGAGATCGTGCGAGATGTGGCGGAACCGCTCGGGATGGAAGTCGTCAACTCCATCAATCCATATCGGTTGATGGGGCAGCAGACTGCGGCCTTTGAGATCTGCGACGCGCTTGGCACCGCACCGCACGCCTTGTACATCCCTGTCGGCAACGCGGGCAACATCAGCGCGTACTGGATGGGGTTTGAGGCGTACAGAAAGGCGGGCAAAGTCGCGCAGGCCCCGAGGATGTTTGGATTTGAGGCGGAGGGCGCTGCGGCCATCGTTCGCAACCAGCCGATCGACAACCCGGAGACGTTCGCCACTGCTATTCGCATTGGCAAGCCGGCCTCCTGGGACAAGGCAGTCAACGCGGCGAACGCCTCTGGCGGCGCTATCGATTTTGTCACGGACGACGAAATCGCACAGGCGTATCGGCTCATCGCGCGCGAGGGCCTGTTCGCAGAACCGGCGTCGGCGGCCAGTGTCGCAGGACTCCTCAAACGCCACCGCACAGGGAACCTCGAGAAGGGACAAACGCTCGTGTGCGTCCTCACAGGAAACGGCTTGAAGGATCCAGACAGCGCGATTCGCTTGGCGGGGGACGTCACGGAGGTCGTCGACAGCGACAAGCAAGCCGTCGCGGCATTGCTCGGGAAACGCGTATGA
- a CDS encoding hotdog fold thioesterase → MMEKELLHNTLMDHLGMEVVEATPDKVVMTMPVDARTHQPIGLLHGGASVALAESAASLGSLLNVNPDEKTAVGLEINANHIRSARDGIVTAVATPVHRGATTLVWDIRITNERDQLICISRCTVAIIARKAKSDSNSRK, encoded by the coding sequence ATGATGGAAAAGGAACTGCTACATAACACGCTGATGGACCATCTCGGCATGGAGGTCGTCGAGGCCACGCCGGACAAAGTGGTGATGACGATGCCTGTGGATGCGAGAACGCATCAACCCATCGGGCTGTTACACGGTGGGGCCAGCGTCGCGCTGGCAGAATCGGCTGCGAGCCTCGGATCCTTGCTCAACGTCAACCCGGACGAAAAGACAGCCGTGGGCCTTGAAATCAATGCCAACCACATCCGCTCCGCGAGGGATGGCATTGTCACCGCTGTCGCAACGCCCGTTCATCGCGGCGCCACGACGCTCGTCTGGGACATTCGCATTACGAACGAGCGGGATCAACTGATTTGCATATCTCGCTGCACCGTCGCAATTATTGCCCGCAAAGCGAAGAGCGATTCCAACAGCAGGAAGTAG
- a CDS encoding MBL fold metallo-hydrolase, with amino-acid sequence MVWLTVVVVVILVVVLAGVLFFTLYRRATSRWPHPPYRSPESSPKPDEWGDDGVYIAWIGHSTLLIRMDGVNIMTDPVFSERVGVRLPLCTIGPRRHVAPALSLAECPPVDVVLLSHAHMDHLDYPSLRHVIGPQTQVVTAANTARLVRRFKPRRVYELEPGQALELDCGVTITGQRVKHWGSRFPWNKDQGYQGYVIERGDWCVFFAGDTAMTSELEAVAKFRPQVTCMPIGAYAPETFQGAHCTPEQAWEMFLDTGAQHLIPIHHDTFVLSQEPLDEPLNRLLRAASGREDVIALTKHGETFRLTRQNF; translated from the coding sequence ATGGTGTGGCTGACTGTCGTTGTCGTCGTAATCCTGGTTGTCGTCCTCGCTGGTGTACTATTTTTTACGCTGTACCGCAGGGCCACGAGCCGTTGGCCTCATCCGCCGTATCGCTCTCCAGAATCTTCTCCGAAGCCGGATGAGTGGGGAGACGACGGGGTCTACATCGCGTGGATCGGACATTCAACCCTGCTGATTCGAATGGACGGGGTCAATATCATGACAGACCCGGTCTTTTCCGAACGCGTAGGCGTGCGGCTCCCCTTGTGTACCATCGGCCCACGTCGCCACGTGGCGCCCGCCCTGTCGCTGGCAGAATGCCCCCCAGTCGACGTCGTCCTGCTGTCCCATGCGCATATGGATCACCTCGATTATCCAAGTCTCCGGCACGTCATCGGCCCGCAGACACAGGTCGTCACCGCGGCGAATACCGCGCGGTTGGTCCGTCGATTCAAACCGCGTCGTGTCTACGAGTTGGAGCCGGGTCAAGCGTTGGAATTGGACTGTGGCGTCACCATCACCGGACAACGGGTCAAGCACTGGGGCAGTCGCTTTCCTTGGAACAAAGACCAGGGTTATCAGGGGTACGTGATTGAGCGTGGCGACTGGTGTGTCTTTTTCGCGGGGGATACCGCGATGACCTCGGAACTCGAAGCGGTTGCGAAATTTCGACCGCAGGTGACGTGCATGCCGATTGGCGCGTACGCGCCTGAGACGTTTCAAGGTGCGCACTGCACACCCGAGCAGGCCTGGGAGATGTTTCTCGACACTGGCGCACAGCACCTCATTCCGATCCACCACGACACATTTGTGTTGTCGCAGGAGCCCTTGGACGAACCGCTGAACCGGCTTTTGAGGGCGGCTTCTGGGCGCGAGGACGTCATCGCCCTCACCAAACACGGGGAGACGTTCAGGCTCACGCGCCAAAACTTCTAA
- a CDS encoding pitrilysin family protein: MTKFTTKRVGRVYVHFLPHTRFRTKDLTIRLHIPLKRENVTQMALLPYMWMNGTTSKPTTREIMMAADDLYGTVVRSSLGKRGEYHIMEVGANIPDVSALTEEPVVEKALALVCEILLNHGPNTAAFSEESVRQEVDLHRRRIEAARDDKMGYALQSCLAEVASGTASALPRLGYLEDLKSMNSKVLYEAYQSLFHSAEIHAYLVGPYADADALSERIVERLSPVLAGETAAKMRVEPLPTGQRQSFRNVTEHQDVAQAQLDLGYRTGVNFSSESYPSMLMMNGILGGFAHSKLFLNVREKHSLAYSVWSHFDAMTGSLAVMTGIEPKQYQKALDIIEEQVQAIQRGAITDDEMDFTFRGLQNQYTVLLDQPSSLTSWHYNGVLCGEHRDIEQLLQQLSCVTKDEVVAAASQLEPSTIYFLTGEEDAK; this comes from the coding sequence TTGACAAAATTCACGACCAAGCGAGTTGGACGTGTTTACGTCCACTTTTTGCCTCACACGCGATTTCGAACCAAGGATTTGACGATCCGTCTACATATTCCTCTCAAGCGCGAGAATGTGACCCAAATGGCCCTTCTGCCTTATATGTGGATGAACGGCACGACGTCGAAGCCGACCACGCGTGAGATCATGATGGCCGCCGACGACCTCTACGGAACGGTCGTGCGCTCGAGCCTTGGGAAGCGCGGCGAGTACCACATTATGGAGGTTGGCGCCAACATTCCCGACGTCAGCGCCCTCACCGAGGAACCTGTGGTGGAGAAGGCCCTGGCCCTGGTCTGCGAAATCCTGTTGAATCACGGCCCGAATACAGCCGCGTTCTCAGAGGAATCCGTGCGCCAGGAAGTTGATTTACACCGTCGCCGAATCGAGGCGGCACGCGACGACAAGATGGGATATGCCTTACAGTCTTGTCTCGCTGAGGTCGCTTCGGGTACGGCGTCTGCATTGCCAAGACTCGGCTACCTAGAAGACCTTAAGTCAATGAACTCGAAGGTGCTTTACGAGGCGTATCAATCGCTCTTCCACTCGGCTGAAATCCACGCGTACCTGGTCGGGCCCTACGCGGACGCAGATGCCTTGTCCGAGCGGATCGTCGAGCGATTATCACCCGTGCTCGCGGGCGAGACAGCTGCGAAGATGCGCGTCGAGCCGCTGCCGACAGGGCAGCGCCAGAGTTTCCGCAACGTCACGGAGCATCAAGACGTGGCGCAAGCCCAACTCGATCTCGGTTATCGAACAGGGGTCAATTTCTCTTCCGAATCCTATCCTTCGATGCTCATGATGAATGGCATCCTCGGTGGGTTCGCCCACTCCAAGCTATTTTTGAACGTCCGCGAGAAGCATTCGCTGGCCTACAGCGTGTGGTCTCACTTCGACGCGATGACCGGGAGTCTGGCGGTCATGACGGGGATTGAACCAAAACAGTACCAAAAAGCGCTCGACATCATCGAGGAGCAGGTTCAGGCCATCCAGCGCGGCGCCATCACAGATGACGAAATGGACTTCACCTTCCGGGGATTACAGAATCAGTATACCGTCTTGTTGGACCAACCTTCGTCGCTCACGAGTTGGCATTATAATGGCGTCCTCTGCGGCGAACACCGGGACATCGAACAGTTACTCCAACAGCTCAGTTGCGTGACCAAAGACGAAGTCGTGGCCGCAGCGAGCCAGCTTGAGCCAAGTACCATTTATTTCTTGACCGGTGAGGAGGATGCGAAGTGA
- a CDS encoding thioesterase family protein, which produces MFHESSIRVRFRDTDMYGHVNNASYATFMEEARIQFIEEHFGDFSIPLILASAAYKFISQTKFPEHRDIISRMWVRKLGHSSADMVTHLLAQDGTRLCECVLTVVHFDYEAQKAARIPDDVRRVLERYLHAEEDVPYDK; this is translated from the coding sequence ATGTTTCATGAATCGTCCATCCGAGTTAGATTCCGAGATACGGATATGTATGGGCACGTCAACAATGCGTCCTACGCGACCTTCATGGAGGAGGCGCGCATCCAATTCATCGAGGAACATTTTGGGGATTTTTCGATCCCGCTCATTCTCGCGAGCGCGGCCTATAAATTTATTTCGCAAACGAAGTTTCCTGAACATAGGGACATCATTTCGCGGATGTGGGTCAGGAAGCTGGGGCACTCCAGTGCAGATATGGTGACGCACCTGCTTGCGCAGGATGGAACGCGATTGTGTGAGTGCGTCTTGACGGTCGTCCACTTCGATTACGAAGCGCAAAAGGCGGCGCGCATTCCAGACGATGTGCGGCGAGTGCTAGAACGATACCTTCACGCCGAGGAGGATGTCCCGTATGACAAATGA
- the thrB gene encoding homoserine kinase, translating into MTHKLTVRVPATSANLGPGFDCLGLALDLFNAFTLVLDDPFRIEVTGESAERLPRGEENVVVQAIRRVLHDAGLAAQSLPAFSLHLDNQIPVSSGLGSSASAIVGGLVLGNALVREVAPHKELPLDRILAIATEIEGHPDNVAPALFGGGVLAFHDKAGLRTTPVPIPRELRFVAATPDFALSTEQARKVLPATYPRAEVVENIAQCARLMLALSTNDLDLLRGGLVDYLHEPYRRPLVPGAREVASAAVDAGAFAVTISGAGPTLLAWSIAEHAITVADEMTLAWLNAGIPCRTLVLEPALCATTAQRCFD; encoded by the coding sequence ATGACTCACAAGCTCACCGTTCGGGTTCCGGCGACGAGTGCCAATCTCGGACCGGGTTTCGACTGTCTCGGCTTGGCTCTGGATTTATTCAACGCGTTTACGCTGGTTCTCGACGATCCGTTTCGAATCGAGGTCACAGGGGAGTCCGCGGAACGCCTGCCGCGCGGCGAGGAGAACGTCGTCGTGCAGGCGATTCGCCGGGTGCTTCACGACGCTGGACTGGCGGCGCAGTCGCTACCGGCGTTTTCGTTGCACTTAGACAATCAAATTCCCGTGTCGTCGGGTCTCGGGTCCAGTGCGTCAGCGATTGTCGGTGGACTCGTCCTCGGCAACGCACTCGTTCGGGAAGTCGCCCCGCACAAAGAGCTCCCGCTGGACCGGATTTTGGCCATCGCTACGGAAATCGAGGGGCATCCAGACAACGTGGCGCCTGCGCTGTTTGGCGGCGGAGTGCTTGCCTTTCACGATAAGGCTGGTCTGCGTACGACGCCCGTTCCAATTCCTCGCGAACTGCGCTTTGTCGCTGCGACGCCTGATTTTGCACTGAGCACGGAGCAGGCCCGCAAAGTCCTCCCAGCCACGTATCCGAGGGCGGAGGTGGTGGAGAATATCGCGCAGTGTGCGAGGCTGATGCTCGCGTTGTCCACCAATGACTTAGATCTGCTACGAGGCGGTCTCGTCGACTACCTGCATGAACCGTATCGCCGTCCACTCGTCCCCGGGGCTCGGGAAGTCGCGTCGGCTGCCGTCGACGCCGGCGCGTTTGCCGTCACCATAAGCGGCGCCGGACCCACGCTATTGGCGTGGAGCATCGCGGAACACGCCATCACCGTGGCGGACGAGATGACGCTCGCCTGGCTGAATGCGGGGATTCCTTGTCGCACGTTGGTATTAGAGCCGGCGCTCTGCGCGACCACTGCACAACGCTGTTTTGATTGA